TCACCACCATAGGTCTCACCCATAACCTTGGTCAACGCCGCCGTCAACGTGGTCTTGCCATGATCCACATGACCAATCGTCCCTACATTGATATGCGGCTTATTGCGCTCGTACTTGGCCTTGGACACGGCTACTGTCTCCTTAACGTTACTTGGTTACTTTCAAAAACGGGGTCATTTTTTAAAAACGGTGACGTCTAAATCAGCAGGCGCAGAATCAATTTATAGTCACTTAAGTGTTACATCCTTGCCGAGGCCCGATTTACGAAGCCCGCTTGATGACCGCTTCGGCGACGGTATTCGGCGTCTCGGCATACTTCTCGAATTCCATGGAATAAGTGGCGCGCCCCTGCGTGGCGGAACGCAGATCGGTCGCGTAACCAAACATCTGCGCCAGCGGTACTTCGGCGCTGATTACCTTGC
This sequence is a window from Gammaproteobacteria bacterium. Protein-coding genes within it:
- the tuf gene encoding elongation factor Tu (EF-Tu; promotes GTP-dependent binding of aminoacyl-tRNA to the A-site of ribosomes during protein biosynthesis; when the tRNA anticodon matches the mRNA codon, GTP hydrolysis results; the inactive EF-Tu-GDP leaves the ribosome and release of GDP is promoted by elongation factor Ts; many prokaryotes have two copies of the gene encoding EF-Tu); translation: MSKAKYERNKPHINVGTIGHVDHGKTTLTAALTKVMGETYGG